The Bacteroides sp. AN502(2024) DNA segment AAGGCATTGCAGCAGTCTTCTGCTTATCATTCTCTTTCTACTTTGGAGAAGGAAATCATTTGGACATCTGCCTTGTTGCATGATGTTGAAAAACGTTCAACTTCCGTGAATGAAGGAAAGGGGCGGGTATCTGCTAAAGGACACGCCAGAAAAGGAGAGTACACTGCCCGTACTATTTTATACCGGGATTGCCTTGTTCCATTCCATATCCGGGAACAGATTGTATCTTTAGTTCGGTATCATGGATTGCCTGTTTGGTTGATGGAGAGACCTGACCCTGTAAAGAAACTATGTGAAGCTTCTTTACGGGTAGATACTTCATTGCTGAAGATGTTGGCCGACGCTGATATCAGAGGACGTATTTGTGAAGATCAGAACGAACTGCTGGAAGCATTGGAGCTGTTTGAGATTTTCTGCCGTGAACAGGATTGTTGGAAGAAACCGAGAGATTTTGCCACTGATTATGCACGTTTTCATTACTTCCATACTGAAGGCAGTTATATTGATTATATCCCTCACGAGCAGTTTAAATGTGAAGTGACAATGTTGTCGGGACTTCCGGGAATGGGGAAAGATTATTATATTCAATCAGCTGGCATAGATGTTCCGGTGGTGAGTTTGGACATCATTCGTCGAAAACACAAATTGAGTCCCACGGATAAGTTTGCGAATGGATGGGTGGTGCAAACTGCGAAAGAGGAAGCCAGAACGTATCTTCGCAAAGGACAGGACTTTGTTTGGAATGCTACTAACATAACTCGTCTGATGCGTGCCCAACTGATTGATTTGTTTGTTGATTATGGTGCAAAAGTAAAGATAGTCTATTTGGAACAACCATACCACATTTGGCGTCAGCAAAATAAAAGTAGGGAATATGCACTTTCTGAATCTGTATTGGATAAGATGTTGGATAAACTGGAGGTTCCTCAACTGACGGAAGCCCATGAAGTGGTATATCATGTGGTATAAAAGTAACGTGAGACGCAGGATGTACCTTAAAGTATTGTTATCTCTTTTCTGATATAATATCTGAATTATATGTGTGGTATACAGGTAAAAAGGCTATTAAAAGTGGTATAAAGAATTTTAATAAAGGTGATGCGAGATATGGGATTTATTGGCTAATTTTACACCGATTTTGAAACAATATGAAAACTAACAATGCTGAGAAATAGAATGAACATATTATCAAAGGTCACAATTTGGGGTAATAAACGCCCTGAGTTTGTGTCGGATGTTCATGTCTTCGACATTGAACCTCGTTTTGTAAATACTTTCCAACGAACATAATAAGGTACATTTTACTGTACTTTGATTTAGAATAGAGCAGAAATAGTTGGGGAGTCCTTACCAAACTTTCCAACTATTTTGTTTTATACCCATTTGTGGTAGTTGTCTTTGTGATGCTCCTCTGTCGTTTCCGTCTGATGGGTACTTGATAACTTGATTATTAACGTGCAGTGA contains these protein-coding regions:
- a CDS encoding AAA family ATPase, which codes for MNWKLIEDKSWCSLEQQFGWVREMNTVPQDIRYHAEGSVAEHTRMVLKALQQSSAYHSLSTLEKEIIWTSALLHDVEKRSTSVNEGKGRVSAKGHARKGEYTARTILYRDCLVPFHIREQIVSLVRYHGLPVWLMERPDPVKKLCEASLRVDTSLLKMLADADIRGRICEDQNELLEALELFEIFCREQDCWKKPRDFATDYARFHYFHTEGSYIDYIPHEQFKCEVTMLSGLPGMGKDYYIQSAGIDVPVVSLDIIRRKHKLSPTDKFANGWVVQTAKEEARTYLRKGQDFVWNATNITRLMRAQLIDLFVDYGAKVKIVYLEQPYHIWRQQNKSREYALSESVLDKMLDKLEVPQLTEAHEVVYHVV